A stretch of Mustelus asterias chromosome 24, sMusAst1.hap1.1, whole genome shotgun sequence DNA encodes these proteins:
- the LOC144511042 gene encoding hyaluronan and proteoglycan link protein 3-like gives MKFALLVMFLQLTCQSLCLPQNGAFYINGNGNGNGNGEHYNSVKLHIETQKDRLFAYRGENVTLTCHYHYEPAVNMTRKVRVKWSKLNMDFSKESDVIVAIGLRHRSFGEFRGRVYLQQNDEREASLVITDVRLEDYGKYKCEVIDGLEDESSIVELELRGVVFPYQPHHGRYQLNFHDAKQACEEQDSMIASFEQLFQAWEDGLDWCNAGWLMDGSVQYPITMPRGPCGGKDNSAGVRNYGQRHKNLHRYDVFCFASTLKGKLYFLRHPMKFNFDEAVKACRDDDGAIAKVGQLYAAWKFLKFDRCEAGWVADGSIRYPIAFPRPKCGPPEPGVRSFGFPRKENGRFGVYCFKMS, from the exons ATGAAGTTTGCTCTGCTTGTGATGTTCCTGCAGCTGACTTGCCAGTCCCTGTGTCTGCCACAGAATGGTGCCTTCTACATCAATGGCAATGGTAACGGCAATGGAAACGGTGAAC ATTATAACAGCGTCAAGCTCCACATTGAGACCCAAAAGGACAGACTCTTTGCGTATCGAGGAGAGAACGTGACCCTGACCTGCCACTACCATTATGAGCCGGCGGTCAACATGACGCGAAAGGTCAGAGTTAAATGGTCCAAACTCAACATGGATTTCTCCAAGGAGAGCGACGTGATTGTGGCGATTGGATTGCGCCATCGCAGTTTTGGGGAGTTCCGGGGGCGCGTTTACCTGCAGCAGAATGACGAGCGGGAGGCGTCGCTGGTCATCACTGACGTCAGGCTGGAGGATTATGGGAAATACAAGTGTGAAGTGATTGACGGGCTGGAGGACGAAAGCAGCATTGTTGAACTGGAGTTACGAG GTGTGGTCTTCCCTTACCAGCCACACCATGGCCGGTACCAGTTGAACTTCCATGATGCCAAGCAAGCCTGCGAGGAGCAGGATTCCATGATCGCCTCCTTTGAGCAGCTCTTCCAGGCCTGGGAGGACGGGTTAGACTGGTGCAATGCCGGCTGGCTGATGGATGGGTCCGTCCAGTACCCCATCACGATGCCGCGAGGGCCCTGTGGTGGCAAGGACAACTCGGCGGGCGTCCGGAACTACGGGCAGCGGCATAAAAACCTGCACCGATACGATGTGTTTTGCTTTGCCTCAACTCTGAAAG GTAAATTGTACTTTTTACGCCATCCAATGAAGTTCAACTTTGACGAAGCGGTGAAGGCTTGCCGCGATGATGATGGCGCGATCGCCAAAGTGGGCCAGCTCTACGCCGCCTGGAAGTTCCTCAAGTTCGACCGCTGCGAAGCTGGCTGGGTTGCCGACGGCAGCATTCGCTACCCCATTGCCTTCCCACGGCCCAAGTGCGGCCCACCAGAGCCTGGGGTTcgctcttttggctttcccaggAAGGAGAATGGAAGGTTTGGGGTCTACTGCTTCAAGATGAGCTAA